Proteins from a genomic interval of uncultured Desulfuromusa sp.:
- a CDS encoding MBL fold metallo-hydrolase codes for MSDKVKRRDFLKGATTGIGLGMLGAMGVYSYSPLRKKNFPDTVRKMTDIGVCKSVKVTNISETSWFENSILMSDIKGAGGLLVNQYDYNWPPFGNGKGLGKGSYQEGMAKIKHLLPDKVDEAWDICVKNCVSPENAGGFAALVEVEEMSGKKRKFLLDTGWSYAWTHECFKREGIDKMLLNREIEALFISHEHFDHFWGLPVTLKYDPTITLYIPEGFYSEGLQYIKDCGHTGKVVTVPIGLNPHIPGMATYVFDIPIICRVYGEQSMYFNVAGKGLVSVTGCCHQGIIHFAETAYKEIKYENDNFHGIYGGLHISPFDDWDPKYDDLVISLRNYDFDRIGCNHCTGILCAKKFIRQGYPVIEGTSRFRSKDKAYLGNGDVITFG; via the coding sequence ATGTCTGATAAAGTCAAACGTCGTGATTTTCTTAAAGGAGCGACAACTGGTATCGGCCTTGGAATGCTTGGTGCCATGGGTGTTTACTCCTATTCACCTCTTAGGAAAAAGAACTTTCCGGACACAGTCCGGAAGATGACCGATATTGGCGTCTGTAAAAGTGTCAAGGTCACCAATATCAGCGAAACCAGCTGGTTTGAAAATTCCATTCTGATGAGTGATATCAAAGGTGCTGGTGGCTTGCTGGTCAACCAGTACGATTACAACTGGCCACCTTTCGGCAACGGCAAGGGGCTGGGAAAAGGTAGCTATCAGGAAGGCATGGCTAAGATCAAGCATCTCCTGCCTGACAAAGTCGATGAGGCCTGGGACATCTGCGTCAAAAATTGTGTTAGCCCGGAAAATGCCGGTGGTTTTGCTGCACTGGTCGAAGTGGAAGAGATGTCCGGGAAAAAGCGCAAATTCCTGCTCGATACAGGCTGGAGTTACGCCTGGACCCACGAATGCTTCAAACGTGAAGGGATCGACAAGATGTTGCTCAACCGTGAGATTGAAGCGCTGTTCATCTCTCACGAACACTTCGATCATTTCTGGGGCCTGCCGGTCACGCTCAAATATGACCCGACGATCACTCTTTATATCCCTGAGGGATTTTATTCGGAAGGTTTGCAGTACATCAAGGATTGTGGCCACACGGGCAAAGTTGTCACCGTCCCGATAGGGTTGAATCCACACATCCCCGGCATGGCAACCTATGTTTTTGATATCCCCATCATCTGTCGGGTTTACGGTGAACAATCCATGTACTTCAATGTTGCCGGCAAGGGGCTGGTCAGCGTCACCGGTTGCTGCCATCAGGGCATTATCCATTTTGCTGAAACCGCATACAAAGAGATCAAATACGAAAACGATAATTTCCACGGCATCTATGGCGGATTACACATCTCGCCGTTCGATGACTGGGATCCGAAGTATGACGATCTGGTCATTTCCTTGCGCAACTACGACTTTGATCGCATCGGCTGTAACCATTGTACGGGTATTCTGTGTGCCAAGAAATTTATCAGGCAAGGTTATCCGGTGATTGAAGGGACATCTCGATTCCGCTCTAAAGACAAAGCTTATTTAGGCAATGGGGATGTCATAACATTCGGCTAA